A single region of the Garra rufa chromosome 6, GarRuf1.0, whole genome shotgun sequence genome encodes:
- the LOC141337275 gene encoding cytidine deaminase-like: MLSVIASLVKKSQEAKNQAYCPYSKFRVGAAVLTSDDKMFTGCNVENASYPAGLCAERTAISKAVSEGYTSFKAIAIASDLGDQFIFPCGVCRQFMREFGLKWDIYPTKADGSYQKMTLDELLPHSFGPGHLGGEKHK; encoded by the exons ATGTTGTCTGTCATTGCTTCGCTTGTCAAGAAATCTCAGGAAGCCAAAAACCAGGCGTACTGTCCATACAGCAAGTTCAGGGTTGGAGCAGCTGTCTTAACAAGTGATGATAAAATGTTCACTG GTTGTAACGTAGAGAATGCAAGCTACCCTGCTGGATTGTGTGCTGAGAGGACTGCTATTTCAAAAGCTGTGTCTGAGGGATATACCTCCTTCAAAGCCATCGCAATTGCCAG TGACCTTGGAGATCAGTTCATTTTTCCATGTGGAGTCTGCAGGCAGTTCATGAGAGAG tttggcTTAAAGTGGGACATTTATCCAACAAAAGCTGATGGATCTTATCAAAAGATGACACTGGATGAGCTCCTGCCACATTCATTTGGCCCTGGTCACCTGGGTGgagaaaaacacaaataa